In Deferribacteraceae bacterium V6Fe1, one genomic interval encodes:
- a CDS encoding site-specific integrase, which produces MEELVKKPVRKNYAALTDPEGISNLVKGLEYYKGNNITKMALQFLLLTAQRSYTVRAAKWENIDIENGIWDIPAEDMKMKTPLRLPLSNQAINLLKEMKQYTGDKKYIFYSFYSKSGILSENTFNLALRRIGFSSDETVAHGLRTSFMSSMAEMGFPVDVLNLILDHKKRNKIEAAYNRSERFEDKKMVLRAWADYLDKLKKSERPSAIKIKLAKSSIESYSIVERVS; this is translated from the coding sequence TTGGAAGAGCTTGTAAAAAAACCTGTAAGAAAAAACTATGCCGCTTTAACAGACCCAGAGGGTATAAGTAACCTTGTAAAAGGTTTAGAGTACTATAAGGGTAATAATATAACAAAAATGGCTTTACAATTTCTTTTGCTAACCGCCCAAAGGAGCTATACAGTCAGGGCAGCTAAATGGGAAAATATAGATATTGAAAATGGGATTTGGGATATTCCGGCTGAAGATATGAAGATGAAAACACCTTTAAGATTGCCTTTATCAAATCAGGCAATTAACTTACTGAAGGAAATGAAACAATATACCGGTGATAAAAAGTATATCTTTTACTCATTTTATTCCAAAAGCGGAATATTAAGTGAAAATACATTTAATTTGGCTTTAAGAAGAATTGGTTTTAGCAGTGATGAAACAGTAGCACATGGACTTAGGACAAGTTTTATGAGCAGTATGGCGGAAATGGGTTTTCCTGTTGATGTTTTAAATCTTATTCTTGACCATAAAAAGAGAAATAAAATTGAGGCAGCTTACAATAGGTCGGAAAGGTTTGAAGATAAAAAGATGGTATTGCGGGCTTGGGCTGACTATCTTGATAAACTTAAAAAGTCTGAGAGACCGTCAGCTATTAAAATAAAGCTTGCCAAGTCAAGTATAGAATCTTACTCAATAGTAGAAAGGGTATCCTAA
- a CDS encoding protein kinase: MNEKILWEFLQEHLNAIYSGNFEKYKDSCVEDLGLYEWFVAPHRIDGLDFHKFMMEADWAGTHNKFNIMLLDKRAQIYGNCAILSYTLVVSSKNEEIAHKVVNESRVVVNFDGKLKVVHVHKSPGK; the protein is encoded by the coding sequence GTGAACGAAAAGATATTGTGGGAATTTTTGCAGGAGCATCTCAATGCAATTTACTCGGGAAATTTTGAAAAATACAAAGATTCGTGTGTAGAGGACTTAGGTCTTTATGAATGGTTTGTGGCTCCTCACAGAATTGACGGACTTGATTTTCATAAATTTATGATGGAAGCCGACTGGGCAGGCACTCATAACAAATTTAATATTATGCTTCTTGACAAACGGGCACAAATTTATGGAAATTGTGCAATACTGTCATACACATTAGTAGTATCCTCAAAAAATGAGGAAATCGCACACAAAGTCGTAAATGAAAGTAGAGTGGTAGTCAATTTTGATGGAAAATTAAAAGTAGTGCATGTCCACAAAAGCCCGGGAAAATAA
- a CDS encoding AlpA family phage regulatory protein, whose translation MHDNGFIRLKDVLQIFKVSESTYRRGMKAGIFPKPIKLNMGVKLWRLSDITEFIENAKNED comes from the coding sequence ATGCACGATAATGGTTTTATTCGCTTAAAAGATGTACTTCAAATTTTTAAGGTTTCTGAAAGCACTTACAGGAGAGGAATGAAAGCCGGGATATTCCCTAAGCCCATAAAATTAAATATGGGGGTTAAATTATGGCGGTTGTCAGATATCACTGAATTTATTGAAAATGCCAAAAATGAAGATTAA
- the arsB gene encoding ACR3 family arsenite efflux transporter — MSNKKMSLFDRYLTLWVAICMVVGIILGKLIPGVIESLRNIEFAKGSQINLPIAILIWLMIYPMMLKVDFSSVLNVGKNPKGLLITGFVNWLVKPFSMALIGYLFFKIFFAPLIGPELADQYTAGVIILAAAPCTAMVFVWSYLVDGDPGYTLVQVAFNDLIMLIAFAPVVKFLVSGASNLTVPFMVLFYSVVVFIVIPLALGAWTRSVLLRVKSEEWFNNFIQKLHPVAISALLLTLVLIFAFQSDNITTRWFHVILISIPILIQVYFNSSIVYLLMKFFKVNHNIAAPGALIGASNFFELAVATAITLFGPESGAALATVVGVLVEVPVMLSVVKICNITKGWFCHM; from the coding sequence ATGTCAAACAAAAAGATGAGCTTGTTTGACAGATATTTGACCCTTTGGGTGGCAATCTGTATGGTAGTTGGAATTATTTTGGGGAAATTAATCCCCGGAGTCATTGAATCTTTGAGAAATATTGAGTTTGCCAAGGGCTCACAAATTAATCTCCCTATTGCCATTTTAATATGGTTGATGATTTACCCGATGATGCTAAAAGTAGATTTTTCTTCCGTGCTAAACGTTGGTAAAAATCCAAAAGGGCTATTGATTACTGGATTTGTAAACTGGCTTGTTAAACCATTCAGCATGGCTCTCATTGGTTATCTGTTTTTCAAAATATTTTTTGCCCCGTTAATCGGGCCTGAGCTTGCTGACCAATACACAGCAGGGGTGATTATTTTGGCGGCTGCCCCTTGCACAGCTATGGTTTTTGTATGGAGTTATCTTGTGGACGGCGATCCGGGATATACTCTTGTGCAGGTTGCTTTTAATGATTTGATAATGCTCATTGCTTTTGCTCCGGTCGTTAAATTTTTGGTTAGTGGTGCCTCAAATCTCACAGTGCCATTTATGGTATTATTTTACTCGGTGGTAGTTTTTATTGTAATCCCCCTTGCTCTGGGTGCATGGACAAGGTCAGTATTGTTAAGAGTCAAATCTGAAGAGTGGTTTAATAATTTTATACAAAAACTTCACCCTGTGGCAATATCTGCCCTGCTATTGACTCTTGTGTTAATATTTGCTTTTCAATCTGACAATATTACCACAAGATGGTTTCATGTCATACTAATTTCAATCCCTATATTAATTCAGGTATATTTCAACTCTTCTATCGTATATCTGCTAATGAAGTTTTTCAAAGTCAATCATAATATTGCAGCTCCGGGAGCACTCATCGGTGCAAGTAACTTTTTTGAGCTTGCTGTTGCAACAGCAATTACACTTTTTGGACCCGAATCAGGTGCAGCTCTTGCTACAGTGGTAGGGGTATTGGTAGAAGTCCCTGTAATGTTGTCTGTAGTTAAAATATGCAATATAACAAAGGGGTGGTTTTGTCATATGTAA
- the nifJ gene encoding pyruvate:ferredoxin (flavodoxin) oxidoreductase, with translation MAEKKFVNIDGNTAAAYVAHATNEVIAIYPITPSSVMGELADEYSAKGKKNIWGTVPKVVELQSEGGASGAVHGALAAGALTTTFTASQGLLLMIPNMYKIAGELTPTVFHVSARAVATHALSIFGDHSDVMACRQTGWSMLVSNNPQESMDFALIGQAATLRSRVPVLHFFDGFRTSHEIRTTEEIPFEVMKEMIDDELVKAHRERGLSPDHPTIKGTAQNPDVFFQGREASNKFYEAAPAIFKQEMEKFFKLTGRKYNLFDYIGAPDAEKVIIMMGSGADVAEEAVEYMNSLGEKVGLMKIRLYRPFSLEDFVKALPKSVSKIAVLDRTKEPGGLGEPLYLDVRTAIGEAMQKKMVKFDRYPIIIGGRYGLGSKEFTPAMVKAVFDNLDAAEPINSFTVGIEDDVTNKSLKYDPSWLTPQDGVFNGMFFGLGSDGTVGANKNSAKIIGELTGSNVQAYFVYDSKKSGSMTTSHVRFGKKPIKSSYLVQEADFIGCHNFSFLEQYDIVTKLKKGGTFLLNSIYSADEVWDKLPAEVQKQLIEKGAKFYVINANEIAEKIGLGNRVNVILQTAFFKIANVAPFDKVVESIKKAIEKTYGKYGDSVVNMNKKAVDAGADELYEVKVPSSVTSSIKMSKYINDPDAPEFVKKAISKMVANEGDDVPVSWLPVDGTFPVGTSKYEKRNIAINVPQWDPEVCIQCGICSFVCPHATIRMKVYDEEILKDAPATFKYTDAKGKEFAGMKFSIQVAVEDCTGCGACVFNCPAKSKTDPTHKAINMVPQVPLRETERENLKFFLSIPELDPSKYNKTTLKGSQLAPHMFEFSGACAGCGETPYVRLMCHLFGDRAIIANATGCSSIYGGNLPTTPYTTRQDGLGPAWGNSLFEDNAEYGYGMRLAVDKFNEQAVEILNSLKDKLDGKLVDEILTAPQKTQIEIEEQRNRVKALKEALKTIDAPEAKKLLELADYLVKKSVWIVGGDGWAYDIGYGGLDHVLADNKNINVLVLDTEVYSNTGGQASKSTTIGSIAKFAFAGKGTEKKDLAMIAMTYGHIYVAKVSLANPAQCIKAFVEAESYDGPSIIIAESHCIAHGIDMSKGVEQQKLAVNSGYWMLYRFNPELKNEGKNPLTIDSKEPTMSVEDFMKTENRFRAVAKMFPERAKMLAELAEKSVKARNSLTRQLAAKIDCTE, from the coding sequence ATGGCTGAGAAAAAATTTGTCAACATTGATGGTAATACTGCTGCAGCTTATGTTGCGCATGCTACCAACGAGGTTATTGCCATTTATCCGATTACACCATCGTCTGTAATGGGAGAGCTCGCTGATGAATACAGTGCTAAGGGCAAGAAAAATATCTGGGGTACAGTTCCGAAAGTTGTAGAATTACAATCTGAAGGTGGGGCATCAGGTGCAGTTCACGGAGCTTTGGCTGCTGGTGCTTTGACTACTACTTTTACTGCATCACAAGGTCTGTTATTGATGATTCCTAATATGTATAAAATAGCTGGTGAGCTAACACCTACAGTTTTCCATGTAAGTGCAAGGGCAGTTGCTACACATGCTCTTTCAATTTTTGGTGACCACTCTGATGTTATGGCTTGCCGTCAGACAGGCTGGTCTATGCTTGTTTCTAATAATCCTCAAGAATCAATGGATTTTGCTCTAATCGGTCAGGCTGCTACACTCAGGTCAAGAGTGCCAGTCCTACATTTCTTTGATGGATTTAGGACTTCCCATGAGATTAGAACTACTGAAGAGATCCCTTTTGAAGTAATGAAAGAGATGATAGATGATGAGCTTGTCAAAGCTCATAGAGAAAGAGGGTTGAGCCCTGATCACCCTACAATAAAGGGTACTGCTCAGAACCCCGATGTATTTTTCCAGGGAAGAGAAGCTTCTAATAAATTTTACGAAGCAGCTCCTGCAATTTTCAAGCAGGAGATGGAAAAATTCTTTAAACTAACCGGTAGAAAATACAATCTTTTTGACTACATCGGTGCTCCTGATGCTGAAAAAGTGATTATTATGATGGGCTCAGGTGCTGATGTCGCTGAAGAAGCTGTTGAATATATGAATTCTCTCGGAGAAAAGGTAGGTCTTATGAAGATAAGACTTTACAGACCATTTTCACTTGAGGATTTTGTAAAGGCTTTACCAAAATCTGTTTCAAAAATTGCTGTGCTTGACAGGACAAAAGAGCCGGGCGGACTTGGCGAGCCGCTTTATCTTGATGTTAGGACTGCTATCGGCGAAGCTATGCAGAAGAAAATGGTTAAATTTGACAGATATCCTATAATTATAGGTGGCAGATATGGGCTCGGTTCAAAAGAGTTTACCCCTGCAATGGTTAAGGCAGTATTTGATAACCTTGATGCGGCAGAGCCAATTAATAGCTTTACCGTTGGTATTGAAGATGACGTGACAAATAAAAGCCTCAAATATGACCCGAGCTGGCTTACTCCACAGGATGGTGTTTTCAATGGTATGTTTTTTGGACTTGGGTCTGACGGTACAGTAGGCGCAAATAAAAACTCTGCAAAAATTATCGGTGAATTGACCGGCAGTAATGTTCAAGCTTACTTTGTTTATGACTCAAAGAAGTCAGGCTCTATGACCACTTCTCACGTCAGATTTGGGAAGAAGCCTATCAAAAGTTCATACCTTGTTCAGGAAGCCGATTTCATAGGATGCCATAATTTTTCTTTCCTTGAGCAGTATGACATAGTTACAAAGCTTAAAAAGGGCGGCACTTTCCTTCTTAATAGTATCTATTCAGCTGATGAAGTTTGGGATAAACTTCCTGCAGAGGTTCAGAAACAGCTTATTGAAAAAGGTGCAAAGTTTTATGTTATCAATGCAAATGAGATTGCTGAAAAGATTGGGCTTGGCAATAGGGTAAATGTAATACTCCAGACTGCATTTTTTAAGATTGCCAATGTCGCACCATTTGACAAAGTGGTTGAATCTATCAAAAAGGCAATTGAAAAAACTTACGGTAAATATGGTGACAGTGTAGTTAATATGAATAAAAAAGCTGTAGATGCAGGTGCTGACGAGCTTTATGAAGTAAAAGTCCCAAGCTCTGTAACCAGCTCAATAAAAATGAGTAAATATATCAATGATCCTGACGCTCCTGAATTTGTGAAGAAAGCTATCAGTAAAATGGTTGCAAATGAAGGGGATGATGTACCTGTTTCTTGGTTGCCTGTTGACGGTACTTTCCCTGTGGGTACAAGTAAATACGAAAAGAGAAATATTGCTATAAATGTGCCTCAATGGGATCCAGAAGTATGTATCCAATGTGGTATCTGTTCTTTTGTTTGTCCACATGCTACAATAAGGATGAAAGTTTATGATGAGGAAATTTTAAAAGATGCTCCGGCTACATTTAAATATACCGATGCCAAAGGCAAGGAATTTGCAGGGATGAAGTTTTCAATCCAGGTTGCAGTTGAAGATTGTACCGGCTGCGGTGCATGCGTATTTAACTGCCCTGCCAAGAGCAAAACTGACCCAACACATAAGGCAATTAACATGGTACCACAGGTGCCATTGCGTGAGACTGAAAGAGAAAACTTAAAGTTTTTCCTTTCAATACCTGAGCTTGATCCTTCAAAATATAACAAGACAACCCTCAAAGGGAGTCAGCTTGCTCCTCATATGTTTGAGTTTTCAGGTGCCTGTGCCGGTTGCGGTGAAACACCATATGTCAGGCTTATGTGCCACCTTTTTGGTGATAGGGCTATAATTGCGAATGCTACAGGTTGTTCATCTATCTACGGAGGAAACTTACCGACTACTCCATATACTACAAGACAGGATGGTTTGGGACCGGCTTGGGGTAACTCACTGTTTGAAGATAACGCAGAGTATGGTTACGGTATGAGGCTTGCCGTTGATAAATTCAATGAGCAGGCGGTTGAGATTTTGAATTCTTTAAAAGACAAGCTTGATGGCAAGTTGGTGGATGAGATTTTGACTGCTCCTCAAAAAACTCAAATTGAAATTGAAGAGCAGAGAAACAGGGTAAAAGCTTTGAAAGAAGCGCTTAAGACAATAGATGCTCCAGAGGCTAAAAAACTCCTTGAGCTTGCCGATTATCTGGTGAAAAAATCTGTCTGGATTGTTGGTGGTGACGGTTGGGCTTATGATATTGGTTATGGCGGTTTAGATCATGTGCTTGCTGATAATAAGAATATAAATGTACTTGTGCTTGATACAGAAGTGTATTCTAATACAGGTGGACAAGCTTCAAAATCTACAACTATTGGTTCGATTGCTAAGTTTGCATTTGCTGGTAAAGGAACCGAAAAGAAAGACCTTGCAATGATTGCAATGACATATGGTCATATCTATGTGGCTAAAGTCTCTCTTGCAAACCCTGCTCAGTGTATTAAGGCATTTGTTGAGGCTGAAAGTTATGATGGGCCATCTATTATCATTGCCGAATCTCATTGTATTGCTCACGGTATCGATATGTCAAAAGGTGTTGAGCAACAAAAGCTTGCCGTTAACTCAGGATATTGGATGCTTTACAGATTTAATCCTGAGCTTAAAAATGAAGGTAAGAATCCTTTGACTATTGACAGTAAAGAGCCGACAATGTCTGTCGAAGATTTTATGAAGACAGAAAATAGATTTAGAGCTGTAGCAAAGATGTTCCCTGAAAGGGCTAAAATGTTGGCAGAGCTTGCTGAAAAGAGTGTAAAAGCGAGAAATTCTCTCACGAGACAATTAGCTGCAAAAATAGACTGTACCGAATAA
- a CDS encoding DMT family transporter: protein MPYLLLALSALFWSGNFVLSKGMAASIPPIALVFWRWTVAGIILAPFVLKKFINNWDIVKQHTNYLLAVSFLGVTTFNALVYMAMHYTTAVNAVLVNSFTPVIIFIFSALIYKERITFVQLIGIIVSISGVFTIMTKGDLRILLTMKFNFGDILILLAATSWALYSVLLKSLPKEIDRLTFLMTIIIYGTLMLLPFYLIELYLGYTFSVGLNEAFTIGYVAVFASVLAFICWNRAVREVGANKAGPMVHLMPVFGTILSYIFLKEKIYLFHITGILLVFTGIFTTGFKLGRK, encoded by the coding sequence ATGCCATACTTATTACTGGCTTTAAGTGCACTTTTTTGGTCAGGAAATTTTGTGTTGAGTAAAGGGATGGCTGCATCTATCCCGCCAATTGCCCTTGTGTTTTGGCGGTGGACAGTTGCAGGTATAATCCTTGCCCCATTTGTGCTGAAAAAGTTTATTAATAACTGGGATATTGTAAAGCAACATACTAACTATTTGTTAGCTGTGTCATTTCTTGGAGTGACCACATTTAACGCACTTGTCTATATGGCGATGCACTATACTACCGCCGTGAATGCCGTGCTTGTCAATTCCTTTACCCCTGTTATAATTTTCATCTTTTCCGCATTGATTTATAAAGAAAGGATTACTTTTGTGCAGTTAATTGGGATTATTGTTTCAATATCAGGTGTCTTTACGATAATGACTAAAGGGGATTTGAGGATATTGCTTACTATGAAATTTAACTTTGGGGATATTTTGATTTTACTTGCTGCTACATCTTGGGCATTGTATTCTGTCTTGTTGAAAAGTTTGCCCAAAGAGATAGATAGGCTTACTTTTTTGATGACTATAATTATTTATGGGACTTTAATGCTGCTCCCTTTTTATCTGATTGAATTATATTTGGGATATACATTTTCTGTTGGTTTAAATGAGGCGTTTACAATAGGTTATGTTGCAGTATTTGCATCTGTTTTGGCTTTTATTTGCTGGAATAGGGCGGTAAGGGAAGTAGGTGCAAATAAGGCAGGCCCTATGGTGCACCTGATGCCTGTGTTTGGTACGATATTGTCTTATATCTTTTTGAAAGAGAAGATATATCTATTTCATATTACGGGTATTTTGCTTGTTTTTACCGGGATTTTTACTACGGGGTTTAAACTTGGCAGAAAATAA
- a CDS encoding YgiQ family radical SAM protein codes for MFLPITPEEVKNLGWSSIDIIFITGDAYIDSSYIGVAVLGKYLLHKGFKVAIIPQPSLDSDEIKKFGQPNLFWGVTAGSVDSMVANYTSLLKKRKTDDYTPGGLNNKRPDRAVIKYVNLIRQHFKNTKPIVIGGIEASLRRIAHYDYWSDSIKRSILFDSKADYLVYGMAELTTLQIAQSLKNNLPINDINGLCYISKEPADNYIRLADYDELLKDKFKLADCYMQLYANNDPLNAVGLMQKYDNRYLIHNPPMRHLTESEIDEIYNLDYENKPHPIYKEKIKAIETISDSITTHRGCYGECNFCAIAVHQGTTIVSRSEDSILNEVKKLSLNTNFKGYIKDLGGPTANMYKVECAKKLKFGKCKDKRCIADGICSSLKISHRSQINLLEKVSKIPSVKKAFIASGIRPDLIYNDSSYGKHYLKRLIGEHVSGQLKIAPEHVDEKVLKLMGKPSQKELLKKFVKDFYEISKQYGKKQFLTYYMIAAHPGCDINQMKDAKDFMEKELHCNPEQVQIFTPLPLTISSLMYFLEYDPFEKKKIFVEKGLKGKRLQKELFSAKFKPRSKNPGKNKQNTRNMK; via the coding sequence ATGTTTTTGCCAATAACACCGGAAGAAGTTAAAAATTTAGGATGGAGCAGCATAGATATAATTTTTATCACTGGTGATGCCTATATCGACTCATCTTATATCGGAGTGGCTGTTCTTGGTAAATATCTGTTGCATAAAGGTTTCAAAGTAGCAATTATTCCTCAGCCTTCTCTTGATAGTGACGAGATTAAAAAATTTGGCCAACCGAATCTTTTTTGGGGAGTTACAGCCGGAAGTGTTGACTCCATGGTGGCAAACTATACATCCCTTCTAAAGAAAAGAAAAACCGACGACTACACGCCTGGCGGGTTAAACAATAAAAGACCTGACAGAGCAGTAATTAAATATGTCAATCTCATTCGTCAACACTTTAAAAACACCAAACCAATAGTTATCGGTGGAATTGAGGCAAGCCTTAGAAGGATAGCCCATTACGACTATTGGTCTGACTCCATAAAAAGGTCTATACTATTTGACTCAAAGGCTGATTACCTCGTCTACGGAATGGCCGAATTGACCACACTTCAAATAGCACAGTCCCTCAAAAATAATTTACCAATTAATGACATAAATGGGCTTTGCTACATTTCAAAAGAGCCTGCTGATAACTATATTAGGTTAGCGGATTACGATGAATTGCTAAAAGATAAATTCAAACTTGCCGATTGTTATATGCAACTTTATGCAAATAATGACCCGTTAAATGCAGTCGGGCTTATGCAAAAATATGACAACCGTTACCTTATCCACAATCCGCCAATGAGGCATTTAACCGAAAGCGAAATAGATGAGATTTACAATCTTGACTATGAAAATAAACCACATCCAATATATAAAGAAAAGATTAAGGCAATTGAGACAATAAGTGACTCCATTACCACTCACAGGGGGTGCTACGGTGAGTGCAATTTTTGTGCAATTGCCGTGCACCAAGGGACTACCATTGTTTCTCGCAGTGAAGATTCAATATTAAACGAAGTTAAAAAATTATCTCTTAACACAAATTTTAAAGGATACATCAAAGATTTGGGCGGACCTACCGCAAATATGTATAAAGTTGAATGTGCTAAAAAACTCAAATTTGGCAAATGTAAAGACAAAAGATGCATAGCCGATGGAATTTGCAGCTCTCTGAAAATCTCTCACCGTAGTCAGATAAATCTGTTGGAAAAGGTTTCAAAAATACCATCAGTAAAAAAAGCATTTATTGCATCAGGTATAAGGCCTGACCTGATTTATAACGATTCTTCTTATGGCAAACATTACTTAAAAAGACTTATAGGTGAGCATGTATCCGGACAACTCAAAATTGCACCTGAACATGTTGATGAAAAAGTGCTAAAATTGATGGGTAAGCCGTCTCAAAAAGAGCTCTTAAAAAAGTTTGTCAAAGATTTTTATGAAATATCTAAGCAGTATGGTAAAAAACAATTTCTAACATACTATATGATCGCTGCTCACCCCGGTTGCGACATAAATCAGATGAAAGATGCCAAAGACTTCATGGAAAAAGAGTTGCATTGCAATCCTGAGCAAGTTCAGATATTTACACCTTTACCTCTAACTATTTCATCATTGATGTATTTCTTAGAGTATGACCCGTTTGAAAAAAAGAAGATTTTTGTGGAAAAAGGATTAAAGGGGAAAAGACTTCAAAAAGAGTTATTTTCTGCCAAGTTTAAACCCCGTAGTAAAAATCCCGGTAAAAACAAGCAAAATACCCGTAATATGAAATAG
- a CDS encoding CDP-alcohol phosphatidyltransferase family protein has protein sequence MKIITIPNILTIFRFFVIPFAAYNIYISNFYTALFLIFIAVVTDGLDGFIARKFNQTSKLGKIIDPIADKLLVIVGLVTVYFNKDIEFNSILIAVIIFREIYILAGGLFLLIKSKRFKISPTIVGKVTAFCEFMMLILIILNQITITMNYFLELSIWAVVIMLIVSFVQYTVLGFRYLSDW, from the coding sequence ATGAAAATTATTACCATACCAAATATTCTAACAATATTTAGGTTTTTTGTAATCCCCTTTGCCGCATACAATATATACATTTCAAATTTTTATACAGCACTATTTTTAATTTTTATTGCGGTTGTGACTGACGGGCTGGACGGATTTATCGCTCGAAAATTTAATCAGACATCCAAATTGGGCAAGATAATTGACCCGATAGCTGACAAATTGCTTGTGATTGTAGGACTTGTAACGGTTTACTTTAATAAAGATATAGAGTTTAATAGCATTTTGATAGCGGTAATCATATTTAGAGAGATTTATATTTTAGCAGGCGGGCTATTTTTGCTGATTAAGTCAAAAAGATTTAAAATATCCCCAACTATTGTAGGCAAGGTTACCGCATTTTGTGAATTTATGATGCTGATACTGATAATATTAAATCAGATTACGATAACAATGAACTATTTTTTAGAATTAAGTATATGGGCTGTAGTTATTATGCTGATAGTTTCATTTGTGCAGTATACAGTACTGGGGTTTAGATATTTGAGTGATTGGTGA
- a CDS encoding integrase arm-type DNA-binding domain-containing protein: protein MAKKNMSEKEIKKLKPVEGNILKERVSYRLYIYVYENGRKVWYYRQSNNSDKLIGEYPIVSYTEAFDRRDKMSNAEKMGIPLSLEIKVNDMFYKYFELKSNRWSDYTRKRKKQIYEKDIKPILGDMLIQKVTINHILKVVKVIEDRDALHTLEKVVVIIKNIFNKAKALVIYK, encoded by the coding sequence ATGGCAAAGAAGAATATGTCAGAAAAAGAAATTAAGAAACTCAAACCGGTCGAAGGAAATATTTTAAAAGAGAGGGTATCGTATAGGCTGTATATTTATGTTTATGAAAATGGCAGAAAGGTGTGGTATTACCGTCAAAGCAATAATTCTGACAAACTTATTGGTGAATATCCGATAGTTTCATATACCGAAGCTTTTGACCGTAGAGATAAAATGAGTAATGCAGAAAAAATGGGCATTCCTCTATCATTGGAAATTAAGGTGAATGACATGTTTTATAAGTATTTTGAATTAAAAAGTAACAGATGGTCCGATTACACAAGAAAAAGAAAGAAGCAAATTTATGAGAAGGACATTAAGCCGATATTGGGTGATATGCTGATACAAAAGGTAACGATAAACCACATTTTAAAAGTTGTAAAAGTCATTGAAGACAGAGATGCCCTTCATACATTGGAAAAGGTAGTGGTGATTATTAAGAATATATTTAATAAAGCAAAAGCTTTGGTTATATACAAATAA
- a CDS encoding arsenate reductase ArsC, with protein sequence MKKRLLFLCTGNSCRSQMAEGYGKLYLGDKYDVYSAGIEKHGLNPYMVKVMTADNVDVSSHYSKTLQDLGNIDFDVVVTVCGHANETCPMYLKEAKIIHKGFDDPAKFEGSEEEKVKVFIKVRDEIKDYIKGELKNLLEEF encoded by the coding sequence ATGAAAAAGAGGCTACTTTTCTTGTGCACGGGCAACTCGTGCAGAAGCCAGATGGCTGAAGGCTATGGAAAATTATATCTTGGCGACAAATATGACGTATATTCTGCCGGCATTGAAAAACACGGACTCAATCCCTACATGGTAAAGGTCATGACTGCTGACAATGTGGATGTCAGCTCTCACTATTCAAAGACGTTGCAGGATTTAGGCAATATCGATTTTGATGTGGTAGTTACAGTATGCGGCCACGCCAATGAAACGTGCCCAATGTATTTAAAAGAGGCAAAAATCATTCACAAAGGGTTTGATGACCCTGCAAAATTTGAAGGGAGCGAAGAAGAAAAAGTAAAGGTATTTATAAAAGTGAGGGATGAAATTAAAGATTATATAAAAGGTGAATTGAAAAATTTATTGGAGGAATTTTAA
- a CDS encoding prepilin-type N-terminal cleavage/methylation domain-containing protein, with amino-acid sequence MNKKGFTLIELVIVIVILGILAAVAVPKFANLSKDAKISVVKGLGGAVNAAKDIVRAKWLIQDNQSADNITVDGQVVKVNSKGYPLATSEGIGVAVNFDTDKFDNGTVGTTAYYFNYTGTNAPTVTTSIDCGVIYNVKTDNSTEVIIGTDGCE; translated from the coding sequence ATGAATAAAAAAGGTTTTACACTAATTGAATTAGTGATCGTAATCGTAATTCTCGGTATTTTGGCTGCTGTAGCTGTGCCTAAATTTGCCAATCTTTCAAAAGATGCAAAGATTTCAGTTGTTAAAGGTTTGGGCGGTGCAGTAAACGCTGCTAAAGACATAGTCAGAGCTAAGTGGCTTATTCAGGATAATCAAAGTGCAGATAATATAACCGTTGATGGGCAAGTGGTTAAAGTAAATAGTAAAGGGTATCCTTTGGCAACGTCAGAAGGTATAGGTGTAGCTGTCAACTTTGATACTGATAAGTTTGATAATGGAACAGTTGGAACTACAGCTTATTACTTTAACTATACCGGAACAAATGCTCCTACAGTTACAACATCAATTGATTGTGGAGTAATTTATAATGTTAAAACTGACAACTCTACAGAAGTTATTATTGGTACTGACGGTTGTGAATAG